One Candidatus Zixiibacteriota bacterium genomic window, GCGCAGAGCTGAATCGAACACATCTCGAATCCCAGAATTGATTCGACGATATTTAACACGTCGCGGGTGATGCCCTGGTCGTCATGCAGTTCGCCCAACAACCGCGAGGTTTCATAGATGTTTTCGATCCGCGCCTGTGAACGTTCCAGTTCGGTCGTGCTCTCGTTAAGTGAATCGAGCAGTTTCAGCAGCTTGCCCTCCGACTGCTTCATATGCCGCGCGACAAATCCCACCGCATAAGCAAAAAACCAGGCAAACCCGACCCGCAACCCCAGTTCAATCGGCGAGGTTCTGGTGAGCAGTTCCGGGTTGGAGACGATGTAAAGAATCGTTACGGCGAACGAAACGCCCACGCAGAAGTTCAGGCTGAAGTAGTACGCTGAGAACATGATGTTCAGGTAGTACAGCAGGTAAAAACCGGAATCCGCGCCGCCGGTGAACTTGATCAGGTAGGTCACGAAAATCACGTCGAAGATCAAGGAATAGGTGAAGACCTCCGAGATCAGCTTCGGCTTGAATTTCCAAATGGAATAGAAAATCGCCAGGTGCAGCGCGAAGATCACCATGCCAAAGCTGATCTCGCGCTGGACGTTCTCGGCCCCGGTCGTGGAAAACATCCAACTCAGCACAGCTACGGCCGTGATGGCGCGCGAAGCCATGTAGATGCTCTCTAACCGGGGGAAGAGTGATCGAATCGTGCTATTCAAAGTGCGCTCACCCGGGTAAGATTCCCATTGTCGTATTATCGACACGCCGGGCGAAAGCCTTAATCCATTATCGATCAGAAGGTTAGTTGTGTAGACGGTGTTGCGATGCGGTACTCGGGATTGCACTCGAACCTCGGTTGCCGTCCCACTCCATCAATGACTCAATCACTGTCGCGAGAAGCGCTTACTGCTGTGAGACGAGACAAAACGAAAGCGAGAGTGAACTGCACTCTCGCTTCATCTCGAAACACTTGATCAAGCGTCGGTGTCAGGGCTGGAGCTTCAGCACCTTCAGCAGGAACGCGTATTCAAACGCGATCTCCTTGTAAGCCTCATAACGCCCCGACGCCCCGCCGTGACCAGCATCCATATTGGTTTTCAACAGCAGTAAATTGCCGTCGGTCTTCATGGCGCGCAACTTGGCGCAGAATTTCGCCGGCTCCCAGTACGCCACGCGCGGATCGTTCAACCCGGCGGTAATCAAGATCGGCGGATAGTTGGTGGCACGGATATTGTCATACGGCGAGTACGAGCGCATGTAACTATAGTATTCCGGTTCCAGCGGATTTCCCCATTCCTCCCATTCGGTAACCGTCAACGGAATCGTCGAGTCCGACATGGTGTTGATCAAGTCAACAAACGGCACATCGGCAACGACCGCACCCCACAAATCGGGACGCATTGTCAACACCGACCCGACCAGCAGACCGCCGGCGCTCCCGCCATAAGCGATGACCTTGTCCGTGGCTGCGTACTTCTCCTTGATCAGGTGCTCAGCACAGGCGATGAAGTCGGTGAAGGTGTTCTTCTTGTTCAGCAGCCGGCCGGCGTAATACCACGGTCGCCCCATCTCGCCGCCGCCGCGCACCTGCGCGATCGCAAACACAAAACCGCGGTCGAGCAGGCTGATCCGGGCCACCGAAAACCACGGGTCCTCCGGAATTCCGTAAGCGCCGTAGCCGTCAAGATACACCGGGTTCGTCCCGTCCTTGCGAAACTTGTCCTTGCGGTAAACCAGCGCGATCGGCACTTGCACCCCGTCCGGCGCCGTCGCAAAAATGCGCTCGGCCTGATATTGCGTGGCATCATAGCCGCTGGGGATTTCATCCTGCTTTAGAAGCTTGCGCTCGCGCGATTCCATGTCGTATTCAAACACCGATTTCTGTGTCGTCAGCGAGAAATAGGTAAACCGCAGTGCACGGCTGTTGAAGTCCGGATTGTTGTTGAACATTGCAGAAAACGTCGCTTCCGGAAACTCGATATTGTGCTCCGCCTTGTCGCTCAAGCGCACGATCTTGAGCTGGATCAATCCGTTCTGGCGCTCGCTGATGGCGACGTAATCCTTGAAAGTCTTCATCGACTCGACCCGGATCTCCTCGCGGTATGGCAGGAACTCTTTCCAGTTCGCCTTGCCCGGGTTGCTCGCCGGCGCCGTCATCACCTTGAAGTTGAGCGCGTTGTCATTGGTGATAATAAAAAACTGGTCGTCGTGCGGGAACACGTAGTACTCAACACCCGCCTGGCGCGGCTGCACCACCTTGAATTCGCCGAGCGGATTGTTGGCGTCAAGGTACAGTGCCTCCGAGGTCGTCTCGCTGCCCAGATCAATCATGATCCAACGTTTGTTGCGCGACAGTGCGACATCAACAAAGTAGTGATCGTCCGGCTCCTCAAAAATCAGTTTGTCCGCGCTCGCCGCGCTGCCGAGCACGTGGCGATAGATGCGATACGGCCGGTAGGTTTCGTCGAGCACGTCGTAGAAAAGCGTGTGGTTGTCCGCCGCCCAGGCGATGCTGTTGCCGACGTTGGGCACGCGGTCGCTCAGCAGCTTGCCGGTCTGCAGATTCTTGACATACAGCGTGTAGACCTCGCCGCCCGTCGTATCGACCGAGTACGCCAGCAACTGGTGATTCGGGCTGAGGCCGTACGCGCCGATGTGCAGATATTCCTTCCCGACCGCCAGCTCGTTTTCGTCGAGCAGAATTTCTTCCGGCGCCTCCAGACTCCCCAACTTGCGGCAGTGGATCGCATATTCCTTACCTTGCTCGGTGCGCGAGTAGTAATAGTAGTTGTCAACCTTTTCCGGCACGCTCAGGTCGGTCTCTTTGATGCGGCCGATGATTTCCTTGAAGATCTGCTCCTGCAGCGCCTCCGTGTCCGTCATCATCATCTTGGTGTACTCGTTCTCGGCTTCGAGATAGTCGAAAACATCCGGATCGGTGCGGTCGCGCAGCCAGAAGTAGTTGTCGATGCGCACCTCGCCGAACAGCGTGTCCGCCTTGGGAATCACCGTCGCCACCGGCGGCGTCGGCGCCTGCGCCAGCGCGGCTGCGCTCAAGCCAAGGACAATCAAAACCCAGATCGCTGTGAGCTTACTGAGTCCAGAACTGTTGAACCGAAGAGTCATTCTTATCCTCCGCATATATAGCGGTTATACGATTATTGGGAGAAGAAGGTATGAAATTCCAGGGTGCTTTGGAAGCGCGAACCTTGCCGAAAAGTCGATCCGGAGCTCAACAAATCACCTTGACGCCCGTGAAATTGGAAATGTATACTGGAGTGCATTGGCTTTGCGCATGCGAGATTCCCCTGGTCGGATCCTGCATCGGGTCGATGATTTTGAAGGGAGTGCCTACATGACTACAAATTCAGCGGCGGTTGCCCGATTTGTCTTTGCCGCATCCTGCCTGATCATCCTCTCGGTACACCAACTCACCGCGAACGAGCCAGTGAGCCGTCCCTACAACCTGGATGCCGATCTCGAATTGCTCTTGCCCGATACGATCGTCGTCGGTGACACGTTTCGAGTGACCTTCAATGTCAAGATCAAGCAGCCGATCACGCATTACAACGATGTGCCAGACAAGGTCGTTATTCTCCTTCCCCCTTGCTGTGTTCTGGATTCAGGACAAACGGAGTGGCACGGACGCCTTGAAGAGGGCTCTGTTGTATCGCTGGTCTTAAGAGCCCGTGCTGTGCATGGCTGTTACGAGTTCTTCCAAGGGTTCGTCAGCGCCTCGTGCAGTGTCAGTCATTCAAATCTCTTCAAGACGCGAGGCAGGATAACTTCTCGCTACTATCGGATCTTGGGGCCGCCCGAACCAGTTTCCGGTCAACCGGACAGTTTAAGCATAAGAGTAATTGACACTTATGATTCCGGCCCTCCGCCAAGCGTCACCGGAGTGCACCCACGGACAACTGCAGTCCCAGACAGCCAGGGCAAACTCTGGGAGACACCGCCATTAAGCGACTCGCTCAAACGGCCGGTCGACTCGACTATCCATCGGCAACCTCGTCACTACAGGCCAGTGCCTCCACGCAACAACCAAAGACTATCAATGGACTCGCTCCGATTGATTGAAGCGGTGATCAACTATGTAGATAGCGTCGAGAATTGGCTCTATGTCGTCCAAGACATGAAGAGCGACGCGAGTCGGCGCGATTCCCGCCTCCCCTACCTCTGCAAATCCCTCACCCAAGGCTTGGTAGTCGAGCGCGCCCAAGATCGAACCTGCAAGATCACGATGGAGGACGGCCTCTACGAGGGGAAGATCGAGATTCGTGTTGGTACAGACACCTTTGTTGTGACCGCAAAACAACGACAGTGAAAGACTGAAGACAAAAAAACGGCTGACCTTTCGATCAGCCGCTCGATTCTGCATTCTTTGTTCTTGGTTGCGACTTACCCGGTATATCCCAGCCGCATCTCTTCCAGACGCCGCACCCGCTCTTCCATCGGCGGATGCGTCGAAAACAGGCTGGTGAAACCGCCGCGCCCGAACAGCGGATTGACGATAAACATGTGCGCTGTCGCCGGACTGGCATCCATCGGCACCCGCTGGGAGGCCGTGTGCAGTTTGCGCAGCGCATTGGCCAGATCGCGCGGATTACCGTGGAACTTCGCGCCGCCCGCATCGGCCAGGTATTCGCGCGAACGCGAAATCGCCATCTGAATCATCATCGCCGCAATCGGCGCCACAATCGCCATCACCAGCACCCCCAGACCGCCGCCGCCGCGTTCGTCATCCGACCGGCTGCCGCCGAAAATCGCCGCGAATTGCGCCATGTTCGCGATCATCGAAATCGCGCCGGCAAATACCGCCGCGATCGTCCCGATCAGAATATCGCGATGCTTGACGTGCGCCAGCTCGTGTCCGATCACCCCGCGCAGCTCGTTTTCGTTGAGGATGCGCATGATGCCGCTGGTCACCGCCACCGCCGCGTGCTGCGGATTGCGCCCGGTCGCGAACGCGTTCGGCGTGTCGCTCGGAATCACATACACCTTCGGCATCGGCAACTGCGCCCGCTGCGACAGCTCGCGCACCATGTTGTACAGCCGCGGCTGATCCGTCTCGGTCACCGGCTGCGCTTTGTACATCTTTAAGACCAGCTTATCCGAGAACCAGTAAGAGAAAACGTTCATCAACAGGGCGAACACGAAGGCGATCATCATGCCGCCCTTGCCGCCAAACATGTATCCCAGTCCGACGGCCAGCACCATCAGCAGTGCCATCAGGAACGTGGTTTTCATGGTGTTCATTCTATTCTAAACCTCCACTCTGTCTTGTTCACTTGCAGTCCCGTCAGAACTGCATTCACCGCTTTTAACAGAAGGCAGCGCGATCTTGTTCCACGGACGCAACTTACCCCGCCCGTTTCACCCTATTATACGGACCGGGAGCCCGGACTCGCCACTCAAATCGGTTAAGTTGTTGT contains:
- a CDS encoding S9 family peptidase, whose product is MTLRFNSSGLSKLTAIWVLIVLGLSAAALAQAPTPPVATVIPKADTLFGEVRIDNYFWLRDRTDPDVFDYLEAENEYTKMMMTDTEALQEQIFKEIIGRIKETDLSVPEKVDNYYYYSRTEQGKEYAIHCRKLGSLEAPEEILLDENELAVGKEYLHIGAYGLSPNHQLLAYSVDTTGGEVYTLYVKNLQTGKLLSDRVPNVGNSIAWAADNHTLFYDVLDETYRPYRIYRHVLGSAASADKLIFEEPDDHYFVDVALSRNKRWIMIDLGSETTSEALYLDANNPLGEFKVVQPRQAGVEYYVFPHDDQFFIITNDNALNFKVMTAPASNPGKANWKEFLPYREEIRVESMKTFKDYVAISERQNGLIQLKIVRLSDKAEHNIEFPEATFSAMFNNNPDFNSRALRFTYFSLTTQKSVFEYDMESRERKLLKQDEIPSGYDATQYQAERIFATAPDGVQVPIALVYRKDKFRKDGTNPVYLDGYGAYGIPEDPWFSVARISLLDRGFVFAIAQVRGGGEMGRPWYYAGRLLNKKNTFTDFIACAEHLIKEKYAATDKVIAYGGSAGGLLVGSVLTMRPDLWGAVVADVPFVDLINTMSDSTIPLTVTEWEEWGNPLEPEYYSYMRSYSPYDNIRATNYPPILITAGLNDPRVAYWEPAKFCAKLRAMKTDGNLLLLKTNMDAGHGGASGRYEAYKEIAFEYAFLLKVLKLQP
- the htpX gene encoding zinc metalloprotease HtpX — protein: MNTMKTTFLMALLMVLAVGLGYMFGGKGGMMIAFVFALLMNVFSYWFSDKLVLKMYKAQPVTETDQPRLYNMVRELSQRAQLPMPKVYVIPSDTPNAFATGRNPQHAAVAVTSGIMRILNENELRGVIGHELAHVKHRDILIGTIAAVFAGAISMIANMAQFAAIFGGSRSDDERGGGGLGVLVMAIVAPIAAMMIQMAISRSREYLADAGGAKFHGNPRDLANALRKLHTASQRVPMDASPATAHMFIVNPLFGRGGFTSLFSTHPPMEERVRRLEEMRLGYTG